The following proteins come from a genomic window of Paramicrobacterium humi:
- a CDS encoding lycopene cyclase domain-containing protein: MTYLLMSVPFIVIAGVVFAIGCRHAAALGGIRPYLLSWAAAAVTLLVLTAVFDNAMMAAGLFDYGADKISGARLGLMPLEDFLYPLAGSLLLAGLWQLLGSHRKDALA, from the coding sequence GTGACCTACCTGCTCATGTCCGTGCCGTTCATCGTCATCGCGGGCGTCGTGTTCGCGATCGGATGCCGCCACGCGGCAGCGCTCGGCGGCATCCGCCCCTACCTGCTCTCGTGGGCCGCCGCCGCGGTGACGCTCCTCGTGCTCACGGCCGTCTTCGACAATGCCATGATGGCCGCCGGCCTCTTCGACTACGGGGCGGACAAGATCTCCGGCGCACGGCTCGGGCTCATGCCGCTCGAGGACTTCCTCTACCCTCTCGCGGGCTCGCTTCTGCTCGCCGGCCTGTGGCAGCTGCTCGGCTCCCACCGAAAGGACGCCCTCGCGTGA
- a CDS encoding lycopene cyclase domain-containing protein, giving the protein MSIVYAASLIVSAACLAVIDARFRLVIGRMPLRAVAALVAGVLFFACWDAAGIGLGVFRHLDSRWATGILLGPQFPLEELLFLGFLSYLTLILLSGARRLDERRSRR; this is encoded by the coding sequence GTGAGCATCGTCTACGCCGCAAGCCTCATCGTCAGCGCCGCGTGCCTCGCCGTCATCGACGCGCGATTCCGACTCGTGATCGGGCGGATGCCGCTTCGCGCCGTCGCCGCGCTCGTCGCCGGTGTGCTCTTCTTCGCCTGCTGGGACGCCGCCGGCATCGGCCTCGGCGTGTTTCGCCACCTCGACTCCCGCTGGGCGACGGGAATACTGCTCGGCCCGCAGTTCCCGCTCGAGGAGCTGCTGTTCCTCGGCTTCCTCAGCTACCTCACGCTCATCCTGCTCAGCGGCGCGCGCCGCCTCGACGAAAGGCGGTCGCGGCGGTGA
- a CDS encoding prenyltransferase produces the protein MTGILTTTRTLLLASRPLSWINTAYPFAAVYLITTGTIDAALVVGTVFFLVPYNLLMYGVNDVFDYESDLANPRKGGAEGAKLPPRLHRTTLVAAAAVSAPFVVALVVLGAHRPVSLAVLAVSLFAVLAYSVRGLRFKEIPVLDSITSSTHFVTPALYGLALAGTALTPGIVVTMIAFFCWGMASHAFGAVQDIVPDREAGIGSIATAFGAPATVRIAFALWTLAGLLMLITPWPARLAALAVLPYLASVAPYLGVDDARSGSSNRAWRRFLAINYVVGFAVTMLLIVCAIEGMFR, from the coding sequence GTGACCGGCATCCTGACCACGACCCGCACGCTCCTTCTCGCGTCCCGCCCGCTGAGCTGGATCAACACGGCGTACCCGTTCGCCGCCGTCTACCTGATCACGACCGGCACAATCGATGCGGCGCTCGTCGTCGGGACCGTGTTCTTTCTCGTGCCGTACAACCTCCTCATGTACGGCGTGAACGACGTGTTCGACTACGAGTCGGACCTCGCGAACCCGCGCAAGGGCGGAGCCGAGGGAGCCAAGCTGCCGCCCCGACTGCACCGCACGACGCTCGTCGCCGCCGCAGCGGTATCCGCGCCCTTCGTCGTCGCGCTCGTCGTGCTCGGCGCCCACCGGCCGGTGTCGCTGGCCGTGCTCGCTGTGAGCCTCTTCGCCGTTCTCGCCTACTCGGTTCGCGGGCTGAGGTTCAAGGAGATTCCCGTGCTCGACTCGATCACCTCGAGCACGCACTTCGTCACGCCCGCCCTGTACGGTCTCGCCCTCGCCGGCACGGCCCTCACGCCGGGCATCGTCGTGACGATGATCGCGTTCTTCTGCTGGGGAATGGCGAGCCACGCGTTCGGCGCCGTGCAGGACATCGTCCCCGATCGCGAGGCGGGGATCGGCTCGATCGCGACGGCGTTCGGGGCCCCCGCGACCGTGCGCATCGCGTTCGCGCTGTGGACGCTCGCGGGGCTGCTGATGCTCATCACGCCGTGGCCCGCGCGCCTCGCCGCCCTCGCTGTCCTCCCCTACCTCGCGAGCGTCGCTCCCTACCTCGGCGTCGACGACGCGCGCTCCGGTTCGAGCAACCGGGCGTGGCGGCGCTTCCTCGCCATCAACTACGTCGTCGGCTTCGCCGTGACGATGCTGCTCATCGTCTGCGCCATCGAAGGGATGTTCAGATGA
- a CDS encoding SDR family oxidoreductase, producing MTRVLVTGATGYIGGRVVPQLLDAGHEVTVFVRSPWKLRDVPWRGDVRIVEGDLADAAATRRAMADAHVALYLVHSMSAGGDFAAAEKQAASTFARAAADAGLDRIVYLGGLHPEGRRLSKHLASRAAVGRIFLDAPVPAIVLQAGIVIGSGSASFEMIRHLTEVLPYMPAPRWVRNRVQPIAIRDVLRYLVRTVDVRGEINRTFDIGGPDVLRYGQMMNGYAVEAGLRQRPIASLPVFTPWLASQWVNVVTPVPRQIAIPIIASLQHDCVVTEHDIDDLIPRPPEGLLPYRAAVRLALKREADAQVDTSWQNATVAGAPSDPLPSDPEWAGFTVYTDERERSSRAPAEAVWQVIESIGGTRGWYSFPLAWTARGLIDRLSGGVGMRRGRRHPSHLNTGDVVDVWRVESLDRGRALRLRAEMRMPGRGWLELSVEPAGTGSRYRQRAVYFPKGLTGRLYWLTLLPFHGLIFTGMARSIIREAESIAARSA from the coding sequence ATGACTCGGGTACTCGTGACCGGCGCGACAGGCTACATCGGGGGGCGCGTCGTCCCGCAGCTCCTCGACGCCGGTCACGAGGTCACGGTCTTCGTGCGCTCCCCGTGGAAGCTCAGGGACGTGCCCTGGCGCGGCGACGTCCGCATCGTCGAGGGCGATCTTGCGGATGCCGCGGCAACGCGCCGCGCCATGGCCGACGCGCACGTCGCTCTCTACCTGGTGCATTCGATGAGCGCCGGTGGCGACTTCGCGGCGGCCGAGAAGCAGGCCGCGTCGACATTCGCGCGAGCTGCCGCCGACGCCGGCCTCGACCGTATCGTCTACCTGGGCGGGCTGCACCCCGAGGGTCGCCGCCTGTCGAAGCACTTGGCCTCTCGTGCCGCCGTCGGGCGCATCTTCCTCGACGCTCCCGTTCCCGCTATCGTGCTGCAGGCCGGCATCGTGATCGGCTCCGGCTCCGCGTCGTTCGAGATGATTCGGCATCTCACCGAGGTGCTGCCGTATATGCCCGCCCCGCGCTGGGTGCGCAATCGCGTCCAGCCCATCGCGATCCGCGACGTGCTGCGCTATCTCGTGCGGACGGTCGACGTGCGGGGAGAGATCAATCGCACGTTTGACATCGGCGGCCCCGACGTGCTGCGTTACGGGCAGATGATGAACGGCTACGCCGTCGAGGCGGGCCTCCGCCAGCGTCCGATCGCATCGCTGCCCGTTTTCACACCGTGGCTCGCCTCGCAGTGGGTGAACGTCGTCACCCCGGTACCGCGTCAGATCGCGATTCCCATCATCGCCTCACTGCAGCACGACTGTGTCGTGACCGAGCACGACATCGACGATCTCATTCCGCGACCGCCTGAGGGCCTGCTGCCGTATCGCGCCGCCGTTCGACTCGCGCTCAAACGCGAAGCGGACGCGCAGGTTGACACGAGCTGGCAGAACGCGACAGTCGCGGGAGCGCCGAGCGACCCGCTTCCGAGCGACCCGGAGTGGGCCGGGTTCACCGTCTACACCGATGAGCGCGAACGCTCGAGCAGGGCTCCAGCGGAGGCCGTGTGGCAGGTCATCGAGTCGATCGGCGGGACGCGAGGCTGGTATTCGTTTCCCCTCGCGTGGACTGCGCGCGGGCTCATCGACCGGCTCTCGGGCGGTGTGGGAATGCGCCGCGGTCGGCGTCACCCGTCTCACCTGAACACGGGAGACGTCGTCGACGTGTGGCGCGTCGAATCGCTCGACCGGGGCCGTGCGCTCCGGCTGCGCGCCGAGATGCGGATGCCCGGTCGAGGCTGGCTGGAGCTGAGCGTCGAACCGGCGGGCACCGGGAGCCGGTACCGCCAGCGGGCCGTGTACTTCCCGAAGGGCCTGACCGGCCGGCTCTACTGGCTCACGCTTCTGCCCTTCCACGGCCTCATCTTCACCGGCATGGCGCGCAGCATCATCCGTGAAGCAGAGAGCATTGCCGCCCGAAGCGCCTGA
- a CDS encoding DHA2 family efflux MFS transporter permease subunit, producing the protein MPEPRRRWFGLVFVSLAVAMIIVDSTIVNVAIPSIVTELDVDSTGVQWIQESYTLVFASLLLVFGTIADRRGRRLLLIIGVAVFALASIAAACAPTGAFLIASRLVQGVGGALVLPTTLSLINAGFRGRERALAFAVWGSTIGGMTALGPLLGGWLTTEFSWRWAFGINIPLGVLIIFGALVTVDESRDAQSHERIDIAGAVLSIIASASLVFALIEGRVYGWWLTKATLRIGDWAWPFEVSIIPFVFLLALGASVLFVGSAWRRRRRGRSTMLALDLFAIPSFRNGNIAALIVSLGEFGIVLALPIWLQNALGYSAVETGLVLLALAGGAFLASGFAGAFGNRVAPVIIVRVGIIAEIVGVGAIGFVVGPDTPWLPLTVFLFVYGFGVGLATAQLTGVVLADVPLSESGRGSGTQSTARQIGSALGIAVLGTVLFSSTGTVLGSLLDDASVPASTRDRIVTTVVDSAGAAIGPLEQNARTSEFAADARTALSDGTRAAAWSAAGFLVVGLAATASLGSGVRDAEREGRMPPPKTARWAQVRGEP; encoded by the coding sequence ATGCCGGAGCCCCGTCGACGCTGGTTCGGTCTCGTCTTTGTGAGCCTGGCCGTCGCTATGATCATCGTCGACTCGACGATCGTCAATGTCGCGATCCCCTCGATCGTGACCGAGCTCGACGTCGACTCGACAGGAGTGCAGTGGATTCAGGAGTCGTACACGCTCGTCTTCGCCTCCCTGCTACTCGTCTTCGGCACGATTGCGGACCGCCGGGGAAGACGCCTATTGCTCATCATCGGCGTCGCGGTCTTCGCGCTCGCCTCGATCGCGGCCGCCTGTGCGCCGACGGGTGCCTTCCTCATCGCCTCGCGGCTCGTGCAGGGCGTCGGCGGCGCACTCGTTCTCCCCACGACCCTTTCCCTCATCAACGCGGGATTCCGTGGGAGGGAGCGCGCTCTCGCGTTCGCCGTATGGGGGTCGACGATCGGCGGCATGACCGCTCTCGGGCCGCTCCTCGGCGGTTGGCTCACGACGGAGTTCTCGTGGCGTTGGGCGTTCGGCATCAACATTCCCCTCGGCGTGCTGATCATCTTCGGAGCCCTCGTCACCGTCGACGAGTCGCGCGACGCGCAGTCACACGAACGCATTGACATCGCTGGTGCGGTGCTGTCGATCATCGCGAGCGCAAGTCTCGTGTTCGCCCTGATCGAGGGCCGCGTGTATGGCTGGTGGCTGACAAAGGCGACGCTGCGCATCGGCGACTGGGCCTGGCCGTTCGAGGTGTCGATCATCCCGTTCGTGTTCCTCCTCGCGCTTGGGGCGAGCGTGCTGTTCGTCGGGAGCGCGTGGCGTCGCCGTAGACGCGGGCGGTCCACGATGCTGGCGCTCGACCTGTTCGCCATTCCGTCGTTCCGGAACGGCAACATCGCTGCGCTCATCGTCTCGCTCGGAGAGTTCGGCATTGTGCTGGCGCTGCCGATCTGGCTGCAGAACGCTCTCGGCTACTCTGCCGTCGAAACCGGACTGGTTCTCCTCGCGCTCGCCGGCGGCGCCTTCCTCGCGAGTGGGTTCGCGGGGGCCTTCGGGAATCGCGTAGCGCCCGTGATCATCGTGCGCGTGGGAATCATCGCCGAGATCGTCGGCGTGGGAGCCATCGGATTCGTCGTCGGCCCGGACACGCCGTGGCTTCCACTGACCGTCTTCCTGTTCGTTTATGGCTTCGGGGTGGGACTCGCGACGGCGCAGCTCACCGGAGTCGTGCTCGCCGACGTGCCGCTCTCCGAGAGCGGGAGGGGCTCCGGAACCCAGAGCACGGCGCGTCAGATCGGTTCGGCCCTCGGCATCGCGGTGCTCGGGACCGTGCTCTTCAGCTCCACGGGAACCGTGCTCGGCTCACTTCTGGACGACGCGAGCGTGCCGGCGAGCACGCGCGACCGAATCGTGACGACTGTGGTTGACAGCGCGGGAGCGGCGATCGGCCCGCTCGAGCAGAATGCCCGCACGAGCGAGTTCGCCGCCGACGCGCGCACAGCGCTGAGCGATGGTACGCGCGCGGCCGCGTGGTCCGCCGCGGGGTTCCTGGTTGTCGGCCTCGCGGCCACCGCTTCGCTCGGCTCAGGTGTGAGGGACGCCGAACGCGAGGGAAGGATGCCGCCGCCGAAAACGGCGCGTTGGGCGCAGGTTCGCGGTGAGCCGTGA